The genomic window CGCAGTAAGCAAGCGCATCAACAGCACCCGAGCCGCATATGCCTTTGGGGGGAGCGTTATCGACCGTGTCGAATGCAAGCCTTCCGTCTTTGCTGTAGACCCGGCACACCGCACCGCTGACACCGCCCATTCCGCAGCTTAGCTCGCCGCCTTCAAGGGCAGGGCCTGCCGCCGCCGAGGCGCACAAAAGCTCGCTCCATGTGAAAAGTGCCGCCTCGCCGTTGGTGCCGAGGTCTAAAAAGAGGGTGCAGCGCTCATCATCAAGCGTCGCAGCAAGGCCTGAGGCTATGTCGCCGCCTATAAATGCGCCGAAGCCCTTTATAAGAGCTGCCGGGATATCGGGCAGGCAGGCGTTTTTAAAGCTCTCGCCTAAAAGCTCTGACAGAGGCATTACCTCTCCGCCCAGCGTCGCAGGCGAAAAAGGCGCTTTGCCGAGCCCCGAGCAGTCAAGCCCGAGCAGCATATGATACATCGCCGTGTTGGCAGCGATGCTTACCCTTTGTATGTCAAGCCCCTCTGCGCCGAGCCTTGCAGCGGCTGATGCTATGTCCTGCTGCATGGCGGCCTTTATAGCGTCTCTGTTCCCGGCAAGCGATGAGCCTATCCTTGTTATAACATCAGCGCCGAATGCGGCGGCGCTGTTGGCTGCTGCGACTGTTCTTACCGCACGCCTGTCGGTGATATCCACAAGCGAGAGGGCGATAGTTGTCGTGCCTATGTCGGCGGCTATGCCGAAGGTGTGGGTGCGCTCGGGCGTTTCCCACATTTTATCAGGGGTGTTGAAGCTGCTGTCGTTATCAGGTATCTCGATGCGCACAGGGGCTTTTGTTACGGCCTTGCAGGCAAGGCGCACGCCGTCTTCAAGCTGCTCACGGGAAAGCAGCTGCCTGTCAGCAGGCGTTATGTCAAGGCTGCCTGCAATGAGCTTTACTGAACACTTGCCGCACGCCCCTGCGCCCTGGCAGTGAGCAGGCAGGGATATCCCCTTGCTGCGAAGGTATTTCAGTATGTTCACTCTGCCCGGAATGACCGTCTGCATCACATTCACCGCCCCTTCATTAAGATAACATATATTGTATCATATTTGCCGTTTAAAATCAATAGTATTAATGAAATTGCGGTTGATTTTTCGGGGCAATTGTGATATAATATTATAGATATTATTCTGAAAACCGAAACGGAGATACTTAATGAAGAAATGGAGCATATTAAAGCCCGATGAGGCAAAGGCTGCCGACATAGCATCACGCTGTGATATCGACAGGCTGGCGGTCGATGTGATGGTCGCAAGGGGCTTTGATGATATGGACAGCTTTGCGCAGTTTTTCAGGGGCGAGGAGCTTGAAGACCCCTTTATGATAAAGGACATGAAAAAAGCCGCCGACGCTGTGACGGCTGCTGTTGATGATTATGAGCTGATATGCGTTTACGGCGACTATGACTGCGACGGTGTCACGAGCACAGCTATTTTGTATGACTACCTGCTGAGCATCGGCGGAAACGTCATATACTATATCCCCGAGCGCTCTGACGGCTACGGCATCAACTCAAATGCGATAAAATACCTGCACGACCAGGGCGTAAAGCTCATAATAACAGTAGACAACGGCATCTCGGCTATCGCTGAGGCCGAGGAGATATACTCACTCGGCATGAAGCTCGTCGTTACCGACCACCACCAGCCGGGAAGCTCACTGCCCCGTGCTGAGGCAGTCGTAGACCCTCACAGGGAGGACTGCCCGTCGAGCTTCAAGCACCTGGCAGGCTGCGGCGTGGCACTTAAGCTGTGCGCTGCGATAGACGGCGGAGATTATTCCACCGTGACCGACCAGTATCTTGACCTGTGTGCAATAGGCACTGTAGCCGATGTAGTCTCGCTGACAGGGGAGAACAGATACATAGTCAAGCAGGGGCTGAAAAGTGTATTAAACACTGACAATTACGGCCTGCGTGCTCTTAAAAAGGCAGCAGGGTGCCGTGAGAATATGAGGGCGACTGACATAGCCTTCACATTGGCGCCGAGAATAAACGCCGCAGGGCGCTTCGGATCGCCGATAACTGCTGTCAAGGCACTGCTCAGCGAGCCTGAGGACGCTGATGTTTATGCAGCAATGCTCGTTGACTTAAACGACAAGCGCAAGGAAACGGAAGCGGCTATCTCAAAGGAGATATTTAGCTTTATTAACGACCACCCGGAGATATTAAATGAGCGTGTGCTCATTCTCTCAGGCAAGGGCTGGGCACACGGTGTCATAGGCATCGTCGCTGCAAGGATAATGGAATACTACGGCAAGCCGACCGTGCTCATATCCGAGGAGGGCGGCGTTGCAAGAGGCTCGGCAAGGAGCATGAGCGGATTCAGCATCTTCAAGTGCTTCCAGTCGGCCGAAGACCTGCTGGTCAAATACGGCGGCCACGAGTGCGCAGGGGGGCTGACTATCCTCCCTGAGAACATTGATAGGTTCAAGGCAAGGGTACTTGAATTCGCATCGCAGTTTGACGAGATGCCGGCTATCACCATAACCGCCGACAAGCTGCTCGCCCCGTCGGATATAAACATCGACAGGATAAGGGGCTTATGCAAGCTCGAGCCCTTCGGTGAGGGCAACTCTCTGCCGCAGTTCGCCATTTTAGGCGCACAGGTGAGAGACATAAGGCCGCTGTCAAACGGCAAGCATTCAAAGATAGCGATAAACTACGGCGGCGCACAGGCAGAGCTGGTGCTTTTCGGCACAGCCCCCTCAGCGCTCACCGTAAGACCCGGCAGCAGGGCTGACTTTATCGTGACACTTGACATAAACGAATACAACGGGCGTGAATACACGAGCATCAGGATAATCGACTACCGCCCCTCGGGCTTCAACCAGAACGCATATTTCTCAGCGAAGGACTGCTACGAGAGATACAAGCGTGGCGAGAAGCTGGCAGAGAGCTTTTTAAAGAAAGTCACCCCTGCGAGGGAGGAGCTTATAAAGGTGTTCAAGGCAGTGCAGGCATCGGGCAGCATAACTGCCGACAAGCTGTATTACCTCTTTGACCCGAAGGTGATGAACTACTGCAAGCTGCGCCTTTGCATAGATATTTTTGAGGAGCTGGGGCTTGTCAGCTTCAAGGCAGGCAGCGGCACTGTGAGCGTTCTGCCGGTAAACGGCAAGGCAGACCTTGAAAGCTCGCAGATACTTAAAAGGCTGAGAGAGAACGGCAACTGATCCATGCGGCAAAGCCGCTCTTTGGATCCGCCGCAGGCGCACCTCAATTGTGCATTGTGCATTGTAATGAAGGAAAGGGTGATATATATGGAGAATAAGGATATGATACCTGCCGCTGAGCCGGCTCCTGCTGCGGGGGCAGAGGAGACTGCAAAAGAGGCTGATAAAAAAGA from Ruminococcus sp. NK3A76 includes these protein-coding regions:
- a CDS encoding ASKHA domain-containing protein, translating into MQTVIPGRVNILKYLRSKGISLPAHCQGAGACGKCSVKLIAGSLDITPADRQLLSREQLEDGVRLACKAVTKAPVRIEIPDNDSSFNTPDKMWETPERTHTFGIAADIGTTTIALSLVDITDRRAVRTVAAANSAAAFGADVITRIGSSLAGNRDAIKAAMQQDIASAAARLGAEGLDIQRVSIAANTAMYHMLLGLDCSGLGKAPFSPATLGGEVMPLSELLGESFKNACLPDIPAALIKGFGAFIGGDIASGLAATLDDERCTLFLDLGTNGEAALFTWSELLCASAAAGPALEGGELSCGMGGVSGAVCRVYSKDGRLAFDTVDNAPPKGICGSGAVDALAYCADSGLIDKRGVFSDSLADTGLMLTDKISLTQQDVRELQLAKAAIRACLDTLLERSHTDYEAIDRLVIAGGFGHFLDVKSACTIGLIPQKLREKAVTPGNTSLKGAQLSLFDEGFVKRLERLAGIAKILPLSEDEGFKERFIKSIDL
- the recJ gene encoding single-stranded-DNA-specific exonuclease RecJ, which produces MKKWSILKPDEAKAADIASRCDIDRLAVDVMVARGFDDMDSFAQFFRGEELEDPFMIKDMKKAADAVTAAVDDYELICVYGDYDCDGVTSTAILYDYLLSIGGNVIYYIPERSDGYGINSNAIKYLHDQGVKLIITVDNGISAIAEAEEIYSLGMKLVVTDHHQPGSSLPRAEAVVDPHREDCPSSFKHLAGCGVALKLCAAIDGGDYSTVTDQYLDLCAIGTVADVVSLTGENRYIVKQGLKSVLNTDNYGLRALKKAAGCRENMRATDIAFTLAPRINAAGRFGSPITAVKALLSEPEDADVYAAMLVDLNDKRKETEAAISKEIFSFINDHPEILNERVLILSGKGWAHGVIGIVAARIMEYYGKPTVLISEEGGVARGSARSMSGFSIFKCFQSAEDLLVKYGGHECAGGLTILPENIDRFKARVLEFASQFDEMPAITITADKLLAPSDINIDRIRGLCKLEPFGEGNSLPQFAILGAQVRDIRPLSNGKHSKIAINYGGAQAELVLFGTAPSALTVRPGSRADFIVTLDINEYNGREYTSIRIIDYRPSGFNQNAYFSAKDCYERYKRGEKLAESFLKKVTPAREELIKVFKAVQASGSITADKLYYLFDPKVMNYCKLRLCIDIFEELGLVSFKAGSGTVSVLPVNGKADLESSQILKRLRENGN